A genomic segment from Truepera sp. encodes:
- the argB gene encoding acetylglutamate kinase: MSIVIKYGGSAMTDTATRRAVAAGLRRLAGTGTPPVVVHGGGPFIQAALDEAGIEHGFVRGLRVTRPESMEIIERVLTVLGKHLAHEIGPAVGVTARDAGTLTATVRAPELGRVGRVEGVDLRAINALRAGGLVPVVACLALDAAGEALNVNGDEAAGAVAGALGEGVLFLTNVPGVLDDPADPTSLIPEMARDEALARIQDGRIAGGMIPKVEAALAALSQGAAFAVIADGRDPSGIERALAGRGTRVKAG; this comes from the coding sequence GTGAGCATCGTCATCAAGTACGGCGGCAGCGCCATGACCGATACGGCCACCAGGCGGGCGGTGGCGGCCGGCCTGCGGCGCCTGGCGGGTACGGGAACCCCGCCGGTGGTGGTCCATGGCGGGGGGCCCTTCATCCAGGCGGCGCTGGACGAGGCCGGCATAGAGCACGGCTTCGTGCGCGGCCTGCGCGTCACGCGGCCCGAGTCCATGGAGATCATAGAGCGGGTACTCACCGTGCTCGGCAAGCACCTGGCCCACGAGATCGGACCGGCCGTGGGAGTGACGGCCCGCGACGCGGGCACGCTCACGGCCACGGTGCGCGCCCCGGAACTCGGCCGCGTGGGCCGCGTGGAGGGCGTGGACCTCCGCGCCATAAACGCCCTGCGCGCCGGCGGGCTCGTGCCCGTCGTGGCATGCCTCGCCCTGGACGCCGCCGGCGAGGCGCTCAACGTCAACGGCGACGAGGCCGCCGGCGCGGTGGCGGGCGCCCTCGGCGAGGGCGTCCTGTTCCTGACGAACGTTCCGGGGGTGCTCGACGACCCGGCCGACCCCACCAGCCTCATCCCCGAGATGGCGCGCGACGAGGCGCTGGCGCGCATCCAGGACGGCCGGATAGCGGGCGGCATGATCCCCAAGGTCGAGGCGGCACTCGCCGCGCTGTCACAAGGCGCGGCCTTCGCGGTGATCGCCGACGGCCGGGACCCGAGCGGCATCGAGCGCGCCCTGGCCGGACGCGGCACCCGCGTCAAGGCCGGGTGA
- a CDS encoding LysM peptidoglycan-binding domain-containing protein, with translation MHSRGLVRTLLAVVVLGTAAAYAKTITVQAGDSLWALARQYETDVATLKSMNGLSTDSIKPGQVLSVPGDDEVAAEAVKVVVVQAGDTLYDIALANGVSVEDLIAFNELDGTLIRPGQELRLVAGDKVPEPLVVKVGVGDSLWVISRRYDTTVAAIASANGISETGTLRVGTRLTIPGQYAASDIDVGGPVPMTIVVGPGDTLWQLARRYDSSVAALKSANSLKGDALFVGQQLRILPGADVGSSRAMVEPTVSASPGLEGGALLWPLVGTITSRYGYRQLRVSGSNFHTGLDIDGHTGDPIRAARGGTVTLAGWHGGYGNLVIVTTGNIEYYYGHASKIEVAVGDQVAAGDIIARVGNTGNSTGSHLHFEIRIDGKTVDPLAYLDTHASR, from the coding sequence ATGCATTCAAGAGGGCTCGTTCGCACACTTCTCGCAGTGGTCGTCTTGGGGACCGCAGCCGCATACGCCAAGACCATCACCGTGCAAGCGGGCGACAGTCTCTGGGCGCTTGCGCGCCAGTACGAAACGGACGTCGCCACCCTCAAGAGCATGAACGGCCTGAGCACCGACTCCATCAAGCCAGGCCAGGTGCTCAGCGTCCCCGGCGATGACGAGGTCGCCGCCGAGGCCGTCAAGGTGGTCGTCGTGCAAGCGGGTGACACCCTATACGACATCGCGCTGGCGAACGGCGTGAGCGTCGAAGACCTGATCGCCTTCAACGAGCTGGACGGCACCCTCATACGCCCAGGGCAGGAACTTAGGTTGGTGGCGGGCGACAAGGTGCCCGAACCGCTGGTGGTCAAGGTCGGCGTGGGCGACTCGCTGTGGGTCATCTCGCGCCGTTACGACACCACGGTCGCCGCCATCGCCAGCGCCAACGGCATCTCGGAGACCGGCACCCTCCGCGTCGGAACTCGGCTCACCATCCCCGGACAGTACGCGGCCTCCGACATCGACGTCGGCGGTCCCGTGCCCATGACCATCGTCGTCGGCCCTGGCGACACCCTCTGGCAACTGGCGCGGCGCTACGACAGCTCCGTGGCCGCGCTCAAGAGCGCCAACTCGCTAAAGGGCGACGCGCTCTTCGTCGGCCAACAGTTGCGCATCCTGCCGGGTGCCGACGTCGGCTCCTCACGCGCCATGGTGGAGCCCACCGTTTCCGCGTCCCCCGGGCTCGAAGGCGGCGCGCTCCTGTGGCCCCTCGTCGGGACCATCACGTCCCGCTACGGTTACCGGCAGCTGCGCGTTAGTGGCAGCAACTTCCATACGGGCCTCGACATCGACGGCCACACGGGCGACCCCATCAGGGCCGCTCGCGGCGGCACGGTCACGCTCGCCGGGTGGCATGGCGGCTACGGCAACCTCGTGATCGTCACCACCGGCAACATCGAGTACTACTACGGGCACGCTTCCAAGATCGAGGTTGCGGTGGGCGACCAGGTGGCGGCCGGCGACATCATCGCGCGCGTCGGGAACACCGGAAACTCCACCGGATCACACCTCCATTTCGAGATCCGGATCGACGGCAAGACGGTCGATCCTCTAGCCTATCTGGACACGCACGCCTCGCGCTGA
- a CDS encoding Xaa-Pro peptidase family protein, protein MSTAAEKAVVNERLAALRRGLEAAGAQALLVTNPPNVRYLSRFTSPADAVVLVLPGSAVLLTDGRYTAQATEESVIPVEIVAGLDDAAVDRLAGARLAVEADHVTLARYRTLAGRLGYDPVPLEGAFTALRLIKSDAEVAALRRAANVTDLAFAEALQMMAPGVREVEVAMRLETTMRLNGADGSAFDVIVASGVRGAMPHGAASQKPLAAGELVTLDFGAVVDGYHADMTRTVAIGEVGAEERRLYDAVLEAQVAALAAVAPWRTGREVDQVARDVLAKHGLEEYFTHSLGHGTGLVIHEEPRLSKKSDTVLQPGMIVTVEPGVYLPGFTGLRIEDLAVVTADGHEVLSKSPKEFIAL, encoded by the coding sequence ATGAGCACCGCGGCCGAGAAGGCAGTGGTGAACGAGCGGCTTGCCGCCTTGCGCAGGGGCCTCGAGGCCGCCGGCGCCCAGGCGCTGCTCGTCACCAACCCACCCAACGTCCGCTACCTCTCGCGTTTCACCTCGCCCGCCGACGCCGTCGTGCTGGTGCTGCCGGGTTCCGCGGTACTGCTCACCGACGGGCGCTACACGGCCCAGGCGACCGAGGAGTCGGTCATCCCGGTGGAGATTGTCGCGGGCCTCGACGACGCCGCCGTCGACCGCCTCGCGGGCGCCCGCCTGGCGGTGGAGGCGGACCACGTCACGCTGGCGCGCTACCGCACGCTGGCCGGCCGCCTCGGCTACGACCCGGTGCCGCTGGAGGGCGCGTTCACGGCCCTGCGGCTCATCAAGTCGGACGCCGAGGTGGCCGCGCTGCGCCGCGCAGCTAACGTCACCGACCTGGCCTTCGCGGAGGCGCTGCAGATGATGGCGCCGGGCGTGCGCGAGGTGGAGGTGGCCATGCGGCTGGAGACCACCATGCGCTTGAACGGCGCCGATGGCTCGGCCTTCGACGTCATCGTGGCGAGCGGCGTCCGCGGCGCCATGCCCCACGGGGCCGCCTCGCAGAAGCCGCTGGCGGCGGGCGAGCTCGTGACCCTCGACTTCGGCGCGGTGGTGGATGGCTACCACGCCGACATGACGCGCACCGTCGCCATCGGCGAGGTCGGCGCGGAGGAACGGCGCCTTTACGACGCCGTGCTGGAAGCGCAGGTTGCCGCCCTGGCCGCCGTTGCCCCGTGGCGCACCGGCCGTGAGGTGGACCAGGTGGCCAGGGACGTGCTGGCGAAGCACGGCCTCGAGGAGTACTTCACGCACTCGCTGGGGCACGGCACCGGGCTGGTCATCCACGAGGAGCCGCGCCTCAGCAAGAAGTCCGACACGGTGTTGCAGCCGGGCATGATCGTGACCGTGGAACCGGGCGTCTACCTGCCCGGCTTCACGGGGCTGCGCATCGAGGACCTGGCGGTCGTTACCGCGGACGGACACGAGGTTCTGTCGAAGAGCCCCAAGGAGTTCATCGCGCTCTGA
- a CDS encoding phosphoglucomutase/phosphomannomutase family protein, with product MQSSRLDDLTFGTDGWRDVIAARFTDANLGRAAQAYAEHLSDEGLHSVLVGYDTRFMGRRFALQVGEVLAANGLEVAVSADYLPTPALSFAVTHLQADGGVMITASHNPPDYSGFKLKGSYGGSAQDATYRDVAERVKAVRPDQVLRGGRSNIGDFDVRSAYYGALDALVDVELLRSSPVRLVHDAMGGSAAGWLAGYFARHDLQERLLEVRGRPDPLFHGVNPEPIPANLAVTAERMRAASDGASFAVATDGDADRLGVVLPGGEFFNSHQIFAVLLDYLHARGGRGSVVKTVTVARIVERLARLRGLEVVETKVGFKYVLAAMLGGGVLIGGEESGGIGVSQHLFERDGLANALLLAEGVAASGEPLGERFAALEAATGWRHAYDRLDLHLGGAEAMSRAAAKLEDPLDSVAGREVTSVERLDGTKLNLADDAWVLVRASGTEPLLRVYCEAPTTADVGRILGAMEELVTA from the coding sequence GTGCAGTCTTCACGGCTCGATGATCTGACGTTCGGCACCGACGGTTGGCGTGACGTGATAGCCGCGCGGTTCACCGACGCGAACCTGGGTCGCGCTGCCCAGGCGTACGCCGAGCACCTCTCGGACGAGGGCCTGCACAGCGTTCTGGTGGGCTACGACACGCGCTTCATGGGCAGACGTTTCGCGCTGCAGGTGGGCGAGGTGCTGGCCGCCAACGGCCTGGAGGTGGCCGTGAGCGCGGATTACCTGCCCACGCCCGCGCTCTCGTTCGCGGTCACGCACTTACAGGCGGACGGCGGCGTCATGATCACGGCCTCTCACAACCCACCCGACTACTCGGGCTTCAAGCTCAAGGGGAGCTACGGCGGTTCGGCCCAGGACGCCACCTACCGGGACGTGGCCGAGCGCGTGAAGGCGGTGCGCCCCGACCAGGTCCTGCGCGGGGGCCGCTCCAACATCGGCGACTTCGACGTGCGCAGCGCCTACTATGGCGCCCTCGACGCGCTGGTCGACGTCGAACTGCTGCGTTCCTCGCCAGTGCGGCTCGTTCACGACGCCATGGGTGGGTCGGCCGCGGGTTGGTTGGCGGGATACTTCGCGCGGCACGACCTGCAGGAGCGCCTGCTGGAGGTCCGCGGGCGCCCGGACCCCCTCTTCCACGGCGTGAACCCGGAGCCCATCCCCGCCAACCTGGCGGTCACGGCCGAGCGCATGCGCGCAGCGAGTGACGGGGCGAGCTTCGCGGTTGCCACCGACGGCGACGCCGACCGCCTGGGCGTCGTCCTACCCGGCGGCGAGTTCTTCAACTCACACCAGATCTTCGCCGTGCTGCTCGACTACCTCCACGCCCGCGGCGGGCGCGGGTCCGTGGTCAAGACGGTCACGGTTGCCCGGATCGTCGAGCGCCTCGCGCGCCTCCGCGGCCTCGAGGTGGTGGAGACGAAAGTCGGGTTCAAGTACGTTCTCGCCGCCATGTTGGGGGGCGGCGTGTTGATTGGCGGCGAGGAGTCGGGCGGGATCGGGGTGAGCCAGCACCTCTTCGAGCGCGACGGGTTGGCGAACGCGCTCCTGCTCGCCGAGGGCGTGGCCGCATCCGGCGAGCCGCTCGGCGAGCGCTTCGCCGCCCTGGAGGCCGCCACCGGCTGGCGGCACGCCTACGACCGCCTCGACCTCCACCTGGGCGGCGCCGAGGCCATGAGCAGGGCGGCGGCCAAGCTGGAGGACCCCCTGGACAGCGTGGCGGGCCGCGAGGTGACGAGCGTGGAGCGGCTGGACGGCACCAAGCTGAACCTCGCCGACGACGCCTGGGTCTTGGTGAGGGCCAGCGGCACGGAGCCCCTACTGCGCGTCTACTGCGAGGCCCCGACCACCGCGGACGTGGGCCGAATCTTGGGGGCCATGGAAGAACTGGTCACGGCCTGA
- a CDS encoding metallophosphoesterase: MRIVVVGDIHVQPDKLWRMLREAGLADEHNRPTDELRDGGTRLVLLGDLVHAKSRQRYADLINVRRYDEYNPRHLERAEEAQVRFLREVKGFQERVPSGNMIILLGNHDFNAATPDQGPLRTDDVSHLEWKPGYGSELDSELRDWILAWPAEAGIEGLHFAHVGPLPEHNTYDQSFYVENRRRWLQEDRDYLEGTPYTLGVYGHTPVRGGVNVASQGRALLLDTNGYKDEYTWLEIDVRNADYRLRLHGLFFDELVPRQQLD; encoded by the coding sequence GTGCGCATCGTCGTCGTGGGCGATATCCATGTACAACCCGACAAGCTGTGGCGCATGCTCAGGGAGGCCGGGCTGGCCGACGAGCATAACCGCCCCACCGACGAGTTGCGTGATGGCGGCACCAGGCTCGTGCTGTTGGGTGACCTCGTGCACGCCAAGAGCAGGCAACGTTACGCCGACCTCATCAACGTCAGGCGTTACGACGAGTACAACCCGCGCCACCTGGAGCGAGCCGAGGAGGCCCAGGTGCGCTTCCTGCGCGAGGTCAAGGGCTTCCAGGAGCGCGTACCCAGCGGCAACATGATCATCCTGCTGGGCAACCACGACTTCAACGCGGCCACGCCCGATCAGGGCCCGCTCCGGACCGACGACGTGTCGCACCTCGAATGGAAGCCTGGTTACGGTTCCGAGCTCGACTCGGAGCTGCGCGACTGGATCCTGGCGTGGCCCGCGGAGGCCGGCATCGAGGGCCTGCACTTCGCCCACGTGGGCCCGCTGCCCGAGCACAACACGTACGACCAGTCGTTCTACGTGGAGAACCGTCGCCGCTGGCTGCAAGAGGACCGCGATTATCTCGAAGGCACTCCTTACACGCTCGGTGTGTACGGACACACGCCCGTGCGCGGCGGCGTCAACGTCGCGTCGCAGGGCCGCGCGCTGCTGCTAGACACCAACGGCTACAAGGACGAGTACACCTGGCTAGAGATCGACGTGCGCAACGCCGACTACCGCCTGCGGTTGCACGGACTCTTCTTCGACGAGCTGGTGCCGCGTCAGCAACTCGACTAA
- the tpiA gene encoding triose-phosphate isomerase: MSRPKPLIAGNWKMNRLPSAAASWTRELLARLGRTPVTAGELALMVPFTHLPAMLNLAFGSNVALGAQDVSAHEAGAYTGEVSAAMLADLGVRYVIVGHSERRAYHGEDDALVNAKAAQALAHGLVPIVCVGEKQEQRDAGNAEEVVLKQLAAGLEGLELAGPDDIVVAYEPIWAIGTGRTATAADAAAMGAALRRELRRHYPALADGVRLLYGGSMKPSNAAELLAQPDVNGGLIGGASLELDDYLAIAGAIL, encoded by the coding sequence ATGTCACGCCCGAAGCCCCTGATCGCCGGCAACTGGAAGATGAACCGGTTGCCTTCCGCAGCAGCGTCCTGGACGCGTGAACTGCTCGCCCGCTTGGGCCGCACACCGGTCACGGCGGGCGAGCTTGCGCTCATGGTCCCGTTCACCCACCTCCCCGCCATGCTCAACCTAGCCTTCGGCAGTAACGTGGCCCTCGGGGCGCAGGACGTGAGCGCCCACGAGGCCGGCGCCTACACGGGCGAGGTATCCGCGGCCATGCTCGCCGACCTTGGGGTGCGTTACGTGATCGTGGGGCACTCGGAGCGCCGCGCCTACCACGGCGAGGACGACGCGCTCGTCAACGCCAAGGCGGCCCAGGCGCTGGCGCACGGCCTGGTGCCCATCGTGTGCGTGGGCGAGAAGCAGGAGCAGCGCGACGCCGGCAACGCCGAGGAGGTCGTGCTGAAGCAGTTGGCCGCGGGGCTCGAGGGCCTCGAGCTTGCCGGTCCTGACGACATCGTGGTCGCCTACGAGCCCATCTGGGCCATCGGCACCGGGCGCACGGCCACCGCGGCCGACGCGGCGGCGATGGGCGCCGCCCTGCGCCGCGAGTTGAGGCGCCACTACCCCGCCCTGGCGGACGGTGTCCGCCTCCTCTACGGCGGCAGCATGAAGCCGAGCAACGCCGCCGAGCTGTTGGCGCAACCCGACGTGAACGGCGGCCTCATCGGCGGAGCCAGCCTCGAGCTGGACGACTACCTGGCCATCGCGGGGGCAATCCTATGA
- a CDS encoding DUF3048 domain-containing protein yields the protein MSTSSAHPTGEVAPWRDPDKRRAMAVSLTLHLLVLLLALLFGLRPRPERLPPYIVLDVGTPAYSEETTLAATAETPAPPAPSPQVAAETLGTPRDLSAPQQESTAPETRPETVQPPAPQAPPAQAAAEPLESTAADVPTPPLPLPQVTEAAPPTQQLPLAEVPATPLPEIEPVTLAPRPLVDPVVLKVPEVSASVADARALASEPTASVSESRDIAPPQPNASVTAPRELSSPMVNAQVSQSIGLAAPDARAAVTAARPLDAPMVEAQVAAGTLLGTSGVTASVSGTRPLAPPSVAAQVGTARDVKVLPEATVVQVRSVPVPTMRADVISPTTAAGAPGDQGTRPGETDVLATADSPRAPGGNAATSGQTGPLDPNATADGRGLAASPDGVGAGTGAPAQLARLPYAMERERPLAVLIDNVGGYPQTGLREASMILEVPVEGGLTRLMAIYDRNFPRRVGPVRSARDYFVELAQANQAVLVHDGGSPGAMIAIANSVLPTLNAYNNGPLFARDSSRSAPYNLYSAGPELRTAMLRLVPEKSTLVSGVVFAPAADDDSVTEVSVKYSGAYTSGFRFDAVLGAYRWIRDGTPANHPDGQVMLYDAVLVGAITARQLPGDTAGRLYIPLDGGEATLYLKGRAERGTWVLRDGRGVRFVTAGGEEVDLAPFRTWVMLTPTYDSRVEQ from the coding sequence GTGAGCACCTCGAGCGCCCACCCGACGGGCGAAGTGGCCCCCTGGCGCGACCCGGACAAGCGCCGCGCCATGGCCGTATCGCTGACGCTGCACCTGCTCGTGCTGCTGCTGGCGCTCCTGTTCGGCCTAAGGCCCCGGCCCGAGCGCCTGCCGCCTTACATCGTCCTCGACGTGGGCACCCCGGCCTACTCCGAGGAGACCACGCTCGCCGCCACCGCGGAGACGCCGGCGCCACCGGCGCCCTCGCCCCAGGTGGCCGCCGAGACGCTGGGCACGCCCCGCGACCTTTCTGCGCCGCAGCAGGAGTCCACGGCGCCCGAGACGCGGCCGGAGACGGTTCAGCCCCCCGCTCCCCAGGCGCCGCCGGCGCAGGCGGCCGCCGAGCCGCTCGAGTCGACCGCAGCCGACGTGCCCACGCCGCCCCTGCCGCTGCCTCAGGTCACCGAGGCCGCGCCGCCCACGCAGCAACTGCCGCTCGCGGAGGTGCCGGCCACGCCCCTGCCGGAGATCGAGCCGGTGACGCTGGCCCCGAGGCCCCTCGTGGACCCGGTCGTGTTGAAGGTGCCGGAGGTCAGCGCCAGCGTCGCCGACGCGCGCGCATTGGCCTCCGAGCCGACCGCCAGCGTGAGCGAGTCGCGCGACATCGCCCCGCCGCAGCCCAACGCCAGCGTCACGGCGCCGCGTGAGCTCTCGAGCCCCATGGTGAACGCGCAGGTCTCGCAGTCGATCGGCCTCGCGGCGCCGGACGCCCGCGCGGCCGTCACGGCGGCGCGCCCCCTCGACGCCCCCATGGTGGAGGCGCAGGTGGCCGCGGGCACGTTGCTTGGCACCAGTGGCGTCACGGCCAGCGTGAGCGGCACCCGCCCCCTGGCGCCGCCCAGCGTGGCGGCCCAGGTGGGTACGGCTCGCGACGTCAAGGTGCTCCCGGAAGCCACGGTCGTGCAAGTGCGGAGCGTGCCGGTCCCGACCATGCGCGCCGACGTCATCTCGCCGACCACGGCCGCGGGCGCCCCGGGTGACCAGGGCACGAGGCCGGGGGAGACCGACGTTCTGGCCACCGCCGACAGCCCGCGTGCTCCCGGCGGCAACGCCGCCACCTCCGGGCAGACGGGCCCGCTGGACCCTAACGCCACGGCAGACGGTCGTGGGCTGGCCGCGTCGCCCGACGGCGTGGGCGCCGGCACGGGCGCCCCGGCCCAGTTGGCGCGACTGCCTTACGCCATGGAGCGCGAGCGGCCCTTGGCGGTGCTCATCGACAACGTCGGCGGCTACCCCCAGACGGGCCTGCGCGAGGCCAGCATGATCCTAGAAGTGCCCGTAGAGGGCGGACTGACGCGGCTAATGGCCATCTACGACCGGAACTTCCCGCGCCGTGTCGGGCCCGTGCGCAGCGCCCGCGACTACTTCGTTGAACTCGCGCAGGCGAACCAGGCGGTGCTCGTTCACGATGGCGGCTCGCCCGGGGCCATGATCGCCATCGCCAACTCCGTTCTGCCCACGCTGAACGCGTACAACAACGGCCCGCTGTTCGCACGAGACAGCAGCCGTTCGGCGCCCTACAACCTCTACAGCGCGGGCCCCGAGTTGCGCACGGCCATGCTGCGCCTGGTGCCCGAGAAGAGCACGCTGGTGAGCGGCGTCGTGTTCGCCCCGGCGGCGGATGACGACAGCGTGACCGAGGTGAGCGTCAAGTACAGCGGGGCCTACACTTCGGGTTTCCGCTTCGACGCTGTGCTCGGCGCATACCGTTGGATCCGCGACGGCACGCCCGCCAACCACCCGGACGGCCAGGTGATGCTCTACGACGCCGTGCTGGTTGGCGCCATCACGGCCAGGCAACTGCCGGGCGATACGGCCGGGCGGCTCTACATCCCGCTCGATGGCGGCGAGGCCACGCTCTATCTCAAGGGCCGCGCCGAGCGTGGTACCTGGGTGCTCAGGGACGGGCGCGGCGTGCGCTTCGTGACGGCCGGGGGCGAAGAGGTCGACCTCGCGCCCTTCAGGACGTGGGTCATGCTCACGCCGACCTACGACTCGCGCGTCGAACAGTAG
- a CDS encoding biopolymer transporter ExbD, which produces MTRARRRRRSGMGADLDLTAMVDVVFLLIIFFMVSTTFITIESGLPVDLPDAQMSVAQPSDMPTVTVTKDGAVYFGGVRVEEAQLAVLVRDEINRTGMTTVVLRADRDVHHGTAVRIMDLIKQGGAQRIAISTGG; this is translated from the coding sequence GTGACCAGGGCCCGCAGGCGTCGCCGCTCCGGCATGGGGGCGGACCTGGACCTCACGGCGATGGTCGACGTGGTGTTCTTGCTCATCATCTTCTTCATGGTCTCCACCACGTTCATAACCATCGAGTCGGGGTTGCCAGTCGACCTCCCCGACGCGCAGATGTCGGTGGCGCAGCCCTCCGACATGCCGACGGTAACGGTCACCAAGGACGGCGCCGTGTACTTCGGCGGCGTTCGGGTCGAGGAGGCGCAACTGGCCGTGCTCGTCCGCGACGAGATCAACCGCACGGGGATGACGACGGTGGTGCTGCGCGCGGATCGCGACGTGCATCACGGCACCGCCGTGCGCATCATGGACCTCATCAAGCAAGGCGGCGCCCAGCGCATCGCCATCTCCACGGGAGGGTGA
- a CDS encoding MotA/TolQ/ExbB proton channel family protein has product MTVTELLSSGGPVLVVIILVSIYAVYIFVERFLKLSREKTDTSNLMLRVNAAVRERDLEAALAACEHQGGPVARVLHAALERLPYGRPAVEAAFEEASLREEQSLGRGLTPLAIIAKILPMLGLLGTVTGMIISFSEISLHGAGDPGALAYGIGQALVTTAAGLIVAIPVLVGHGYLHSLVEKSLVEIDLRREELMGNVVQAVANRRDEPAAAGAKPDQQESREGRADLRGVRPAPQA; this is encoded by the coding sequence ATGACTGTCACTGAACTGCTATCCAGCGGCGGCCCAGTTCTGGTCGTCATCATCTTGGTTTCCATCTACGCCGTCTACATCTTCGTGGAACGGTTCCTCAAGCTGAGCCGCGAGAAGACCGACACCTCGAACCTCATGCTGCGGGTGAACGCGGCCGTGCGCGAGCGCGACCTCGAGGCGGCGCTCGCCGCTTGCGAACATCAGGGCGGACCGGTGGCGCGCGTGCTGCACGCCGCACTCGAGCGCCTGCCGTACGGCCGCCCGGCCGTGGAGGCCGCCTTCGAAGAGGCCTCGCTGCGCGAGGAGCAGTCGCTCGGCCGTGGCCTCACGCCGCTGGCGATCATCGCCAAGATCCTGCCCATGCTGGGCTTGCTCGGCACGGTGACGGGCATGATCATCTCCTTCTCGGAGATCTCGCTCCACGGCGCCGGTGACCCCGGGGCGCTGGCCTACGGGATCGGTCAGGCCCTCGTGACCACCGCTGCGGGCCTCATAGTGGCCATCCCGGTCCTCGTGGGGCACGGCTACTTGCACAGCCTGGTAGAGAAGAGCCTCGTCGAGATAGACCTCCGCCGCGAAGAGTTGATGGGGAACGTGGTGCAGGCGGTCGCCAACCGGCGAGACGAGCCGGCGGCCGCCGGAGCCAAGCCCGATCAACAAGAGAGCCGGGAGGGACGCGCCGACTTGCGCGGCGTCCGCCCCGCGCCCCAGGCATAA